In Nostoc sphaeroides, the genomic window AGAAATTGGTCGTGTACCACTGCTAACCCGTGAACAAGAGATTGTCTATGGAAAGCAGGTGCAACAAATGATGAAGTTCATCGACGCCAAAGAAGTTTTGGCGAAGAAACTGCACCGCGAACCGGATATGTCAGAATGGGCTGACCACGTTCAACAATCGGAAACCGAGATTCAACAAACGGTAGCGCAAGGTAAGCGGGCAAAGCAAAAAATGATCGAAGCGAATTTACGCTTGGTTGTTGCTATTGCCAAAAAATACCAAAAGCGGAATATGGAGTTTCTGGATTTAATCCAGGAAGGAACACTAGGATTAGAGCGGGGTGTGGAGAAATTTGACCCAATGAGGGGTTATAAGTTCTCAACCTATGCTTATTGGTGGATTCGCCAAGCGATTACTCGTGCGATCGCTCAACAAGGTCGTACCATCCGATTACCGATTCACATTACCGAAAAACTGAATAAAATCAAAAAAGTGCAGCGCGAATTGGCTCAAACCTTGGGGCGATCGCCTACTCCAGCCGAAATTGCCAAAGAACTGGAAATAGAACCGGCTCAAATCCGCGAGTACCTGAACATGGCGCGTCAACCAGTCTCTTTGGATGTTAAAGTTGGCGATAACCAGGATACTGAGTTGCAAGAAATGCTCGAAGATGATGGGCCATCACCAGAGTATTACACCAACCAGGAATTCTTACGCCAAGACTTGAACAACCTGCTAGCAGAACTGACTCCGCAACAGCGACAAGTTTTAGCTCTGCGCTTTGGTTTAGAAGATGGTAACGAAATGTCATTGGCGAAAGTGGGTGAGAGATTGAATCTCAGCCGTGAACGCGTCCGCCAGTTAGAGCATCAAGCTTTGGCTCATCTGCGTCGCCGTCGTGCCCATGTCCAAGAATACGTTGCTAGTTAAAATGAGAGACGCGAAATGCCGCGTCTTTCCACCACCCTGGTGATGCGCCTCCTGAATTCAGGGGGCTATTTTTTTATGCTGATAAGGCAATACGGTTTGGTTAAGGCAAGAGACGCGATAAATCGCCGTCTTTACAAAGGACTGATTTCAACTAATTCTGGGTTGGTAAAAGCTTATTTAGGCGAGATTTAATATTACTTGTCTTCAAAGTGAAGTAACGGCGTTGTAAAAATATTTTGCGTTGCCAACTTGATGCATCTCGCCAGCGTTCATAGGTGGGAGAGGCTACCTTTGTTAAAAAGCTACGCCACCGTGCAGTTAATTCCTCAATCCCCGTTTCTGTTGATCGAATACGACCATTGTCTATCATTTCTTGACGTAATTTCTGGTTGTCGCGCAGGCGTTTCAGAGATGTAATTATCTCGTCAATAGAAGCTACTTCTATATAATCGAGTTCGCTTTTACGTTCATATTGGTAAGCAGATTCACGACCAAGAATGATCGGAACTCCAGCTTGCCAAGCATTATATAATTTAGATGCTGGTTTAATGTTATATCTATTTTTATCAAAGCTACGCACAGCAATGACAACATCCACATCACTGTAATCGTGCCAGCGTTCAAAATCCACAATATTCCAATTTAAACCTAAGGCATTGACTTGGTGTTTCCAGGCATCTGCTTGCATCTGGGCAACCAAGTTGTCTACTTGACCAAAGTAGGCAACATTTTCAAATGTATCACCACGCTGACGATCGCGAGGGATCAATCCAGACTGGGGCCAATGGGGCATATAATAGGTTTGCCAAAGGCTTGCAGAATATCTTGTAATTTCATCTTGAGTATTTTGGATAATATGAAGCTGTGCGTAAGGATGATGACTTCTATCTGCACGCAAACAAACAATCAATAATTGTGGTGTTGGTTGTAAGTTGTCTGGCAAAAAATCGCGATGGGCTAAAACAATTCCTTCAGTAGGTAAAGTTCCTACCAATTGACATGGAAATCCATCATGTTTGAGGTGAAGATAGGTTTGTAGAGTCCAGTTATATCGCCCTTGACCGTAACGTAGAGAATTTTGCCATTGCCAGTAAAGATCCGAACTTTCTAATATGCGATCGCTAGGCCATTGGTTTTGGGGAATATAAAAATAAATAGCTGGTAACTTATGATTCATCGCAATATGGAATCAATTATCCAGTCGAGTATAACTCAGCAAAATTATTTGTAAAGGCTTGAAAAGTTTCGTTGACATCCTCCCCGCACTAAAAGTGACGGGGATTCCAAAGATCACTCTTTGGGTTTCCTCTTTCCACGACCCGACTTACAAAGAGCGAGTTTCCCCACCCACGCAGAGGTCGATGTCTCCAGAGGCGTTAGTTCCGACGTGACCCGCCGTACTTAATGCTTTTTCTAATATGTTCCGCGCCGCGTTCCAGTCACGATCTTGGGTATGTCCACAATGAGGACAAACATGAGTTCTGGTACTAAGAGTTTTTTTGACAACTTCACCACAATTAGAGCAATTTTGACTGGTGTAGTGGGGTGGAACTGCAATAGTTACCACGCCGAAGACCTTACCAAAATACTCAACCCATTCACGAAACAACGACCACGACACATCACTAATCGACTTAGCCAAGCGATGATTCTTGACCATATTCCGCACTATCAAATCTTCATACGCCACGAGGTCGTTAGACCTCACCACGCACCTTGCTGTTTTTACAGCAAAGTCTTTACGCTGACGACTTACTTTGAGGTGCGCCCTGGCAAGTTTATTTCTAAACTTAGCTCTGTTGTTGGAACCCTTTTTAGTTTTAGACATCCGACGCTGCAAGCGTCTCAAAGACTTCTCGCTCTTGCGAAGATGTCTAGGATTAGCAACCGTCTCCCCGTTACTATCTGTATAGAAATGGTTCAATCCCACGTCAATACCAATAGTTTTGCCCGTTGGTTCTCGCCTTTCTACTCGCTCTTGGTCAATACAAAACTGGCAATAATAGCCATCTGCACGACGCACAACCCGCACTCTTTTAAACTGTTTAAGTTGGTAGAAATGCAGGTCACGGGTTCCCCAGAGTTTGAAAGTCCCCGCCTTAAAACCATCAGAGAAAGTGATATACCTACGGTCATCAGAAAGCTTCCATCCACAGGTCTTGTACTCAACAGAACCATGTGTCTGCTCTTTTTTAAACTTTGGAAATCCCTTTTTTCCTGGTTTATTTTTTTTGCAGTTATCAAAAAACCGAGCGATTGCAGACCACGCCCTTTCAGCGCTAGCTTGTCTTGCCATCGAGTTCAACTTGGCGACCCAAGGAAACTCAGTATTAGCAGCAAGCACAGCGCAGAACTTACTCAGGTCGTATCGCCCAATATTCTTGTTATCCATCCAGTATCTAAGGCTTGCATTGCGAACAAAACGAGCAGTTCTAATCGCTTCATCAAGCGCTTTATACTGTCCGTCTTGTCCTTCAAGTTTTGCCTCAAATACCAGCATGATATAATTTACGTCATGTACACTAACGTAAATTATATTATGCTGCGACCGAATAAATTCGGTCACTCGCGGCAGTTGAGCGTAGTCGAAACTTATATCCCCTGCCTGAAGGCAAGGGGCTTTACGCATCACGACCCGTAAGCTAATCGGCATTTAAGTTGCATAATCGGAGCGGGCAAGATGCCCACCCCACAAGATATTGATAAAATTTTGATATGCAAATTAAATGTGTTTTAGCTTAATCAAGTTTGTTAACCCTCGGTTTCAGCAGTCTCCTGTGACTGCATTTTTGAGATAACAATGACAATTTGGCTTATCAATCAATGACTCCACCAAGGCATTTAGGGCAGTAGCAGCTAAAGCACCACCTCCCAAAGTGCCTGCAACTGTAATAAAAGGTGTCTCTTGTTGCATCAGTTGTCGCTTGGCTGCGGGAGCATGGCTAAAGCCAATGGGCATTGCAATTACTAGTGCAGGCTGAATTTTCTGGTTGCTAATCGCCTCACAAACTTCTACAAGTACTGAGGGAGCATAACCAACTACCAGGACACAACCCTTACTTACTTGCTGTAATTTTGATCGCCATTCTCGATGCTGCCAAAAGGCAACTTCTGCCTCTGTGGCGGTGGTAATATGGGGATTATCAATCAAGGTTTCAATTTGGCATCCCAAGTAAAATAATCGGGTTTGATCTAAAGCAGCAGCAACCGTTTGGGTATCGACAACAATTTGACACCTTGAAGATAAAGCTTCTCGACTAGCTGCGATCGCACCTTGACTCAACTTAATAAAAGACACCAAACTCACATCGCCACAAGCCAAAACCAACTGAGAAATTAAGTGTTGTTCAATTTCCGAACGTTGAGACAAATCAGGTAATAAGCGTTGTAGTGATTCTGAAAAAGCTTCCGAATGGGTATGAATTTCTGCATCCAAACCACTCCAGAGATTTTCCAATCCGCCCAATCCAGCTTGAGTTTCGACATCAAGTAACTTGAGTTGTGCCAAAACTTCCGCCTGCATAATTTGACAATGGCGATTCGCGCCCCAATAATCCTTCTAATGCTGATGCAGTTTGTCGCAGTTGAGAAATTTGTTGCATCACCGCCCGATATTGCTGCTGAAGTTGTCCCATCAAGTTAATACTTGTGTCGGCTTCTGGTTCGGCTTCCAAAATATTGCGGATATGGTTTAGCTGAAACCCTTGCTGCTTGAGTGCTACAATCCGTTGCAACCGGAGGACATCTTTTTTGGTATAGAGACGGTAATTGCTAGGCGATCGCACTGGTTGTGGTAGTAGTCCCAATTGATGGTAATGGCGCACCATGCGCGGAGTTAAACCGCCGCCTACTAAGTACGTTAACTGCTTAATTGTCAGATCGCTACTTTTGATTTCCACAAATTTAAGATATTAAGATGGAGTCTTTATTTTGTTTATATACTTTTCCATAATTATACTAGCCACTACTATTTAAACTTTAGCTTCAAAAAATACTATTAGGGACTTCCAAGTAAAAAAATATTCCATTGCTATTGTTAACTGTTGACCGTTGACGGTTCACGAGTTTTCAGTCAACAGTCAACAGTCAACAGTCAACGACTTGAATGTGGAATAGTTTATTTTTTGGAGTTACCTTAATGTAATTCGACACTCCTTGAACACCATCTCTAAACTCTTGGATAAATTCATCAGTTACTCTCGTTGCACAACTATCTATCTCTTCAGAAAGAGAATTTTGATGAAGTATTTGATGTGCTGATTTCCGTAGAACCTCAAACAATAAAGAATCCCATAGATGTAACAATTGACCTAGTAGCTGCCATTACTACAAGCCCCTGCATTTATGCATGGGGTAATAATTACGAATTACGAATTAACAATTACGAATTATTGTGACACCTGTCTAATATCGCGTGGTACAGCACTTTCAGAAAGATAAGGGCGGTTCAGAACAATAGTTTTTGTTGCATCAGCATCTATTTCAACTACACTAACAGTATAAACACCTGCTTCTTCTATACCTAAATCTAGACCAAAAGCTCCCGCAAACAGAGCAATAGATATTAATTGATTATCAATCACCTTTTTTTAAAATTTGCAAAATAATTCTACTTACATTTAAATAGGACTTACGCACACTCTACGAATTCTTGGCGTTCTTGGCGTCTTGGCGGTTCGATAAATTAAGCTTTTCGGCAATTTTTGCGTAAGTCCTGTTAAACTTAGAACCTTTGTCTGCTTGTAAGTTTTTAATTATAAACCTTGACATTAACATTAATGTCAAGGTTTAGCGTAAGAGAGTCCTTGTTAATTCACCTCTCATGCTCTACCCCCAACGTTTTAGCCAATTCACCAGAGAACACGCAGATACCTTAGCAGCCCTACTTTGTGGCTTATTGCTATTTCTCGGATGGTTCGCCTTGCATCTCGGTTGGTTGGGATTAGCATTTCTGCTGCTACCTGCTGCTTATGTAATTGGTGGTTACGAAAGTGCGCGGGAAGGATTGACTACCCTTTTCAAAGAAAAAGAACTTGATGTAGATTTGCTGATGATTGTCGCCGCCATTGGTGCTGCTAGTCTCGGCTTATGGCGAAGAGAATATCATCTAATTATTGATGGAGCAATTTTGATACTCATCTTTGCCATCAGTGGCGCACTAGAAGGCTACGCCATGCAACGAACTGAGCGGAGTATCAAGAGTTTGATGAGTTTGACACCAGATACAGCAAGGGTTTTACTTCAGGGAAGGGAAGAAGAAATTCCTATTAGTCAGCTAAAAGTGGGTGATGAGATTGTCGTCAAACCCGGAGAGCTAATTCCTACTGATGGGATAATTTTATCTGGTTACAGCACCCTTAATCAAGCTGCAATTACAGGCGAGTCTTTACCTGTAGAGAAAACAGTGGGCGAAGAAGTATTTGCTGGAACACTCAACGGCTACGGTGCATTGCAAATTAAGGTACACAAACCAGCCCAAAGTAGTTTAATTGTGCGTGTGATTCGCTTGGTAGAAGAGGCAAAGACTCAAGCACCTCCTTCGCAAGAGTTTACCCTTCGCTTTGAGAAAGGATATGCAAAAGTCATTGTAGTAGCTGGTATATTGCTGGCAACTTTACCGCCATTTTTCTGGGGTTGGGATTGGGAAACTACGATTTATCGCGCCCTTACTTTCCTTGTGGTTGCTTCTCCGTGTGCGCTGATGGCTGCAATTATGCCCACCCTACTTTCGGGAATCGCCAATGGTGCAAGACAGGGGATTTTGTTTAAGAATGGGGCGCAGTTGGAGAAGATTGGCAAAGTCCGAGCGATCGCATTTGATAAAACTGGTACTCTCACAACAGGACAGGTGCAGGTATTCCAGACAATTTCAGTTAGTGAATACACTCAAGTAGATGTATTAAAAGCCGCAGCTAGTGTGGAATCATCTTCCGAACATCCCATCGGTAAGGCAATTGTGCAGGCGGCTGGTGATTTGGATTGGGTTGGTGCAGTTCAAGTGCAAGCTATACCGGGACAGGGAATTGTAGGAATTGCTCAAGAACAACAGATAATTGTGGGGAATGCTGTTTTTGTGCAAAAGTATGTCACAAATTTACCTGAAGAGTTGCGAGAAATGGCTCAATCTTTAGAGCAAGAAGGTAAAACTGTCGTTTGGGTAGCACAGGGAAATATAGCAGAAGTGATGGGTGTAATTGCGATCGCAGATGAAGTAAGATCACAAGCAGCCACAACCATTGCCCGGTTAAAGAAACTGGGAGTTGAACAAATTGTCATGCTAACCGGGGATAATCAGGAAACTGCTCACAGTGTCGCCAAAGCAGTAGGAATTGATCGGGTGTATGCTCAACTCTTACCAGAAGATAAGCTTGATGTTATTCGCAGTCTACAGCAAGAATATCAAACTGTGGCAATGGTAGGCGATGGAATTAATGATGCACCAGCTTTAGCGCAAGCATCTGTAGGTATAGCGATGGGTGTATCTGGTAGCGATGTCGCATTAGAAACCGCAGATATAGTACTGATGGCAGACAGGTTAGAAAAAATTGCCGTAGCGATGCATTTGGGAAGGCGATCGCAAGCCATAGTCAAACAGAATATATTCGTAGCGTTGGGTTTTATTATCTTGCTTTTGGTAGGCAACTTTCTAGGCAATATTAACCTACCCATCGGCGTGATTGGGCATGAAGGTTCTACAGTGTTAGTTACCCTGAGTGGTCTAAGATTGCTGAAATAAAGCACTCCTCTTTTCTCTGTGTCTTCTGCGCCTCTGCGGTTGGCTAAAGAAGACAGGAGACAGGAGGTAGAGGGCAGTATTCCTCTCTCTTTAACTGCCCTCAGTTTACGTTTTTTATATTTAACTATTTATTTTTGAATTTTGAATTGTTATATCTGTTTTAGTTTTCTTTTGATGATTGCAACACATCCTTGGGTAAAGACGCGATGAATCGCGTCTCTACAAATGGTCTAATTGTCGCATTATGTTTTCAAATTGGTATAACCTAATTGCAAAAGCGGTGGCACAATTAAAACTTTATCTAAGAATATATAGCGGCAGTTAAGAGGGTGATAAACTGCCGCTACAATTAGGTAAAATACACTGCAAAAAACAGAGACTCAATCCTTAACTTTTGTTGAATATGCAACAGTTTTTCCATCCAAGGAAACTGTTTCTGTTTGCAGTTCTTGATGTCGATTTGGTTTGATAAATCGCTCTGTCGCCGTCTTGATAACGATATACAAAATTGGCACTACAAACAAACTCAAGAAAGTCGCAATTAACATCCCACCAAAAACTGCTGTTCCCAAAGATTGGCGACTACCTGCACCAGCACCCGTGGAATTAGCCAAGGGGAAAATTCCTAAAAGAGTAGAAAAGCCAGTCATCAAAATTGGACGTAACCGTTCTTGTGAAGCTTCAATTACTGCTTTAGTCATCGAAAGACCTTGATCTCGCAATTGGTTAGCAAACTCCACAATTAAAATAGCGTTTTTACTAGCCAAACCAATCAACATTACTAGACCAATTTGACAGTAAACATCATTAGAAAAACCCCGTAACGATTGAGCTACAAGCGCTCCAAAAATAGCTAAGGGAACTGATAACAGAATGATAAAGGGGTCAATGTAGTTTTCGTATTGAGCAGCTAATACCAAAAATACAAATACCAATCCTAATCCAAAAATTAGGGGTGCTAAACCACCAGAATCTATTTCTTCTAATGCAGTCCCTGACCATTCATAGCCATAACCTGCTGGTAAAACTTCTTTAGCAACTTGTTCCATTGCTTTAATTGCGTCTCCAGAACTAGAGCCAGGGGCGGCAGCACCATTAATTTCAATTGAGCGGAACAGATTGTAGTGATTGATAGTTTGCGCTCCCACCCTCGAAGTAACTGTGACTAAGTTACTCAAAGGAATCATTTGATTCTTTTGAGAACGAACATATAGTTTACCAATATCCTTGGGGTTAGAACGAAACTGTTGATCTGCCTGGATATACACCCGGTAATTGCGCTGCTGGAGAT contains:
- a CDS encoding DNA cytosine methyltransferase, whose amino-acid sequence is MIDNQLISIALFAGAFGLDLGIEEAGVYTVSVVEIDADATKTIVLNRPYLSESAVPRDIRQVSQ
- a CDS encoding glycosyltransferase is translated as MNHKLPAIYFYIPQNQWPSDRILESSDLYWQWQNSLRYGQGRYNWTLQTYLHLKHDGFPCQLVGTLPTEGIVLAHRDFLPDNLQPTPQLLIVCLRADRSHHPYAQLHIIQNTQDEITRYSASLWQTYYMPHWPQSGLIPRDRQRGDTFENVAYFGQVDNLVAQMQADAWKHQVNALGLNWNIVDFERWHDYSDVDVVIAVRSFDKNRYNIKPASKLYNAWQAGVPIILGRESAYQYERKSELDYIEVASIDEIITSLKRLRDNQKLRQEMIDNGRIRSTETGIEELTARWRSFLTKVASPTYERWRDASSWQRKIFLQRRYFTLKTSNIKSRLNKLLPTQN
- a CDS encoding heavy metal translocating P-type ATPase, coding for MLYPQRFSQFTREHADTLAALLCGLLLFLGWFALHLGWLGLAFLLLPAAYVIGGYESAREGLTTLFKEKELDVDLLMIVAAIGAASLGLWRREYHLIIDGAILILIFAISGALEGYAMQRTERSIKSLMSLTPDTARVLLQGREEEIPISQLKVGDEIVVKPGELIPTDGIILSGYSTLNQAAITGESLPVEKTVGEEVFAGTLNGYGALQIKVHKPAQSSLIVRVIRLVEEAKTQAPPSQEFTLRFEKGYAKVIVVAGILLATLPPFFWGWDWETTIYRALTFLVVASPCALMAAIMPTLLSGIANGARQGILFKNGAQLEKIGKVRAIAFDKTGTLTTGQVQVFQTISVSEYTQVDVLKAAASVESSSEHPIGKAIVQAAGDLDWVGAVQVQAIPGQGIVGIAQEQQIIVGNAVFVQKYVTNLPEELREMAQSLEQEGKTVVWVAQGNIAEVMGVIAIADEVRSQAATTIARLKKLGVEQIVMLTGDNQETAHSVAKAVGIDRVYAQLLPEDKLDVIRSLQQEYQTVAMVGDGINDAPALAQASVGIAMGVSGSDVALETADIVLMADRLEKIAVAMHLGRRSQAIVKQNIFVALGFIILLLVGNFLGNINLPIGVIGHEGSTVLVTLSGLRLLK
- a CDS encoding RNA polymerase sigma factor, RpoD/SigA family; the encoded protein is MPTVNTQTENLNTKFTADMVRTYLREIGRVPLLTREQEIVYGKQVQQMMKFIDAKEVLAKKLHREPDMSEWADHVQQSETEIQQTVAQGKRAKQKMIEANLRLVVAIAKKYQKRNMEFLDLIQEGTLGLERGVEKFDPMRGYKFSTYAYWWIRQAITRAIAQQGRTIRLPIHITEKLNKIKKVQRELAQTLGRSPTPAEIAKELEIEPAQIREYLNMARQPVSLDVKVGDNQDTELQEMLEDDGPSPEYYTNQEFLRQDLNNLLAELTPQQRQVLALRFGLEDGNEMSLAKVGERLNLSRERVRQLEHQALAHLRRRRAHVQEYVAS